The Hymenobacter baengnokdamensis genome includes a region encoding these proteins:
- a CDS encoding efflux RND transporter permease subunit, with protein sequence MWGHIALCIIKYRQWLLGLIAVFTVFMAWEAKDVEMTYDFAQVVSPKDPDMVYFQQFKKTFGEDGNILVLGMQDSSVYQLAKFNQLHQLTDTLAKVEGVSGVLGITRLIQIEKDTVNSKFVTTPIFKAAPRSQHELDSLMRVVNSIEFYKGQIIAPRTGATLLAVTLDPRYLNSNRRQAVMNHILGHAERFEKNTRIKMHYAGLPYVRSTMTSKVAGEMKFFAMLVVIVMGITLFLFFRTWSAVVFPLLVVVIVMICCVGSIVLLGYKINLLTGLIPSILVVIGVPNCTYLLSRYHYDYRKSGNQILAMTRVIRKIGLITLMNNTTTAIGFVVFTFTDIAILYQFGMVATINIFIAFIISFIMIPAVFTYLPPPTEKQLEHLDSKPLLGIVHFLDHIVLHKRGTIYLAALGLLVIAGVGIRKIEAVSFMVDDLPKSSSVNTDLDFFQAHFSGVMPLEFVVDTGKPKGLLKLPNLQKIDQFERFLRTQPELSPPISIVTFIKAATQAFYNGQPEFYRLPNNDDKNFILSYLANSQGSTAKASPDSTKTTAAQGTAGSSMNKLLNSFVDKNSQKARISLKIADIGSHKLDTLIMRRIEPAMKRIFANSGMKVTRTGTTVIFTKGNEYVIGTLRESLMWAFGLVAVVVLLLFRSFRTIFYALTPNLFTLALTAGIMGYFGIALKPSTALIFVIALGIDGDNSIHLLAKFRQEMAMAGRTVTDAITNTLSEAGTSMIYTSIVLFIGFSIFAFSEFGGTKALGVLMGASLLITNFSNLVLLPALLVTFEHGKDEKIPDNAPIRHYDDNYHEEDDDMDQNLQRLSVERAKVKTT encoded by the coding sequence ATGTGGGGACATATCGCCCTCTGTATCATCAAGTACCGGCAGTGGCTGCTGGGCCTGATTGCCGTGTTTACCGTGTTTATGGCCTGGGAGGCCAAAGATGTGGAGATGACCTACGACTTTGCCCAGGTGGTGAGCCCGAAGGACCCCGACATGGTGTACTTCCAGCAGTTCAAAAAGACTTTTGGCGAAGATGGCAACATTCTCGTGCTCGGGATGCAGGACAGCTCGGTGTACCAGCTGGCCAAGTTCAACCAGCTGCACCAGCTCACCGATACGTTGGCCAAAGTGGAAGGGGTGAGCGGTGTGCTCGGCATAACGCGCCTTATCCAGATTGAAAAGGATACGGTCAATTCGAAGTTTGTGACCACGCCCATCTTCAAGGCGGCGCCGCGCTCGCAGCACGAGCTCGACTCGCTGATGCGGGTGGTCAACAGCATCGAGTTTTATAAAGGGCAGATTATTGCCCCGCGCACCGGCGCCACGCTGCTGGCCGTCACCCTCGACCCCAGGTACCTGAACTCCAACCGCCGGCAGGCCGTGATGAACCATATTCTGGGCCACGCCGAGCGGTTTGAGAAGAATACCCGCATCAAGATGCACTACGCCGGCCTGCCCTACGTGCGCTCCACGATGACGAGCAAAGTGGCCGGCGAGATGAAGTTCTTCGCCATGCTGGTAGTTATCGTGATGGGTATCACGCTGTTTCTGTTCTTCAGAACGTGGTCGGCCGTGGTTTTTCCGCTGCTGGTAGTTGTCATCGTGATGATTTGCTGCGTGGGGAGTATAGTGCTTTTAGGATATAAGATAAACCTGCTTACGGGCCTCATCCCGAGTATTCTGGTGGTAATCGGGGTGCCCAACTGCACGTACCTGCTCTCGCGCTACCACTACGACTACCGCAAATCGGGCAACCAGATACTGGCCATGACGCGGGTAATCCGCAAAATCGGCCTCATCACGCTCATGAATAATACGACCACGGCCATTGGCTTCGTGGTATTCACTTTTACCGATATTGCCATTCTTTACCAGTTTGGCATGGTGGCGACGATTAACATCTTCATCGCCTTCATCATCAGCTTTATCATGATTCCGGCGGTGTTTACTTATCTGCCGCCGCCTACCGAAAAGCAGCTCGAACACCTCGACTCGAAGCCCTTGCTGGGCATTGTCCACTTTCTCGACCACATTGTGCTGCACAAGCGCGGCACGATTTACCTGGCAGCGCTGGGTTTGCTCGTTATCGCGGGCGTAGGTATTCGTAAGATTGAGGCCGTGTCGTTTATGGTGGATGACCTGCCCAAATCCAGCTCGGTCAATACCGATTTGGATTTCTTTCAGGCGCACTTCAGCGGCGTAATGCCGCTCGAGTTTGTGGTAGATACCGGCAAGCCCAAGGGCCTGCTCAAGCTGCCCAATCTGCAGAAAATCGACCAGTTCGAGCGCTTCCTGCGCACTCAGCCCGAGCTTTCGCCGCCCATCAGCATAGTTACCTTTATCAAGGCGGCGACCCAGGCATTCTACAACGGGCAGCCCGAGTTTTACCGCCTGCCCAATAATGATGATAAGAACTTCATCCTGAGCTACCTGGCCAACTCCCAGGGGAGTACAGCCAAAGCTAGCCCCGACTCGACCAAAACCACGGCCGCCCAGGGCACGGCCGGCAGCTCGATGAACAAGCTGCTCAACAGCTTCGTCGATAAGAACTCGCAAAAAGCCCGTATCAGCCTCAAAATAGCCGACATTGGCTCGCACAAGCTCGATACGCTGATAATGCGCCGCATTGAGCCGGCCATGAAGCGCATCTTCGCCAATTCGGGCATGAAAGTGACGCGCACCGGCACCACGGTCATCTTTACCAAAGGCAACGAGTACGTTATCGGCACGCTGCGCGAAAGCCTGATGTGGGCCTTCGGGCTGGTAGCGGTGGTGGTACTGCTGCTGTTCCGCTCGTTTCGTACCATCTTTTATGCCCTCACGCCTAACCTGTTTACCCTGGCCCTCACGGCCGGCATTATGGGGTATTTCGGCATCGCGCTCAAGCCTAGTACGGCCCTCATTTTCGTGATTGCGCTGGGTATTGATGGCGATAACTCCATTCACCTGCTGGCCAAGTTCCGGCAGGAGATGGCCATGGCCGGCCGCACGGTTACCGATGCCATTACCAATACGCTGAGCGAGGCGGGTACCAGTATGATATACACCAGTATTGTGCTTTTTATTGGCTTTAGCATCTTCGCCTTCAGCGAGTTTGGCGGCACCAAGGCGCTGGGTGTGCTCATGGGAGCGTCGCTGCTGATAACTAATTTCTCCAACCTCGTGCTGCTTCCCGCGCTGCTCGTGACCTTTGAGCACGGCAAGGACGAGAAAATCCCGGACAACGCCCCTATCCGCCACTACGACGATAACTACCACGAGGAAGACGACGACATGGACCAGAATCTGCAACGCCTGAGCGTAGAGCGGGCCAAAGTAAAAACGACTTAG
- a CDS encoding DUF5615 family PIN-like protein — protein MPEFLIDANLPKRLRFWHNESCIFLPDDEWHNSLVWNYAHAHNLTIVTKDGDFEKLALVSGPPVVIILCVGRASRQEMWSILQHWWAAARDASRQPDCRLVRIFPDCIEVVESASLIF, from the coding sequence ATGCCTGAATTTCTGATTGATGCTAATCTACCCAAGCGGTTGCGCTTCTGGCATAACGAATCCTGTATCTTTCTGCCTGATGATGAATGGCACAACAGCTTAGTGTGGAACTATGCTCATGCACATAACTTAACCATCGTAACCAAGGACGGCGATTTTGAGAAACTGGCTTTAGTCAGTGGGCCGCCGGTTGTAATCATTTTGTGTGTGGGTCGGGCCTCACGCCAAGAAATGTGGAGCATTTTGCAACACTGGTGGGCCGCCGCCCGCGATGCTAGCAGGCAGCCTGACTGCCGCTTGGTACGCATCTTTCCCGACTGCATTGAAGTAGTTGAATCTGCTTCGCTAATCTTCTAA
- a CDS encoding DUF433 domain-containing protein → MLRYIHDRITVHPDLCGGKPTIRGKRLTVQTVLEFLAAGDKPEEILEDYDFLELADIEACQHFALKTALEALHHRVYLPAAA, encoded by the coding sequence ATGCTGCGCTACATTCACGACCGTATTACCGTTCACCCCGACTTGTGCGGGGGTAAGCCGACCATTCGAGGCAAGCGCCTTACAGTGCAGACTGTGTTGGAGTTTCTGGCGGCTGGTGATAAGCCGGAGGAGATACTAGAGGACTATGATTTTCTGGAACTGGCAGATATTGAGGCATGTCAGCATTTTGCTTTGAAAACTGCTCTTGAAGCTTTACACCATCGCGTCTATTTGCCAGCTGCGGCTTGA
- a CDS encoding glycine--tRNA ligase, producing MSKPTTAPESTQLKDIVAHAKEYGFVFQSSEIYDGLAAVYDYGPNGVELKNNLKRLWWEAMTQLHGNVVGLDAAIFMAPQTWEASGHVAGFNDPLIDNLDSKKRYRADVLLEEKAAEYEKAGDPARGAALTTELGRLLTANDLAGVRQLIIDEKILCPVSGTGKWTEVRQFNLMFSTQGSAVDSDAPPVYLRPETAQGIFVNFLNVQKSARMKIPFGIAQIGKAFRNEIVARQFIFRMREFEQMEMQFFVRPGTEGEWYDTWKAARRRFHEAIGLPADKLRFHDHDKLAHYAKAAVDIEYEFPFGFKEIEGIHSRSDFDLTQHQHLSRKKQQYFDNDIDEATGKPYGNYVPYVVETSVGADRLFLATLCQAFQEETITEGEGDAQTTKQRTVLKLHPAVAPIKAAIFPLVRKDGMPEKAQQIFDDLRFDFRLVIEDKDAIGKRYTRQDLIGTPFCIVVDGQTLEDDTVTVRHRDTRAQTRMPISALRSYIGDAVSFKTVFAKL from the coding sequence ATGAGCAAGCCCACTACTGCCCCCGAAAGCACCCAGCTAAAAGATATCGTTGCCCACGCCAAGGAATACGGCTTCGTGTTCCAGTCTTCGGAAATCTACGATGGCCTAGCCGCCGTGTACGACTACGGCCCCAACGGCGTGGAGCTGAAAAACAACCTCAAGCGCCTGTGGTGGGAAGCCATGACCCAGCTGCACGGCAACGTGGTAGGCCTCGACGCCGCCATCTTCATGGCTCCGCAAACCTGGGAGGCCAGCGGCCACGTAGCGGGCTTCAACGACCCGCTCATCGATAACCTCGACAGTAAGAAGCGCTACCGCGCCGATGTATTGCTCGAAGAGAAAGCCGCCGAGTACGAAAAGGCCGGCGACCCGGCGCGGGGCGCCGCCCTCACCACCGAGCTGGGCCGCCTGCTCACCGCCAACGACCTGGCCGGCGTGCGCCAGCTCATCATCGATGAGAAGATTCTGTGCCCCGTTTCCGGCACCGGCAAGTGGACGGAAGTACGCCAGTTCAACCTGATGTTTTCCACGCAGGGCTCGGCCGTCGACTCGGACGCGCCGCCCGTGTACCTGCGGCCCGAAACGGCCCAGGGTATTTTTGTTAACTTCCTGAACGTGCAGAAGTCGGCCCGGATGAAAATTCCGTTCGGCATTGCCCAAATCGGCAAGGCCTTCCGCAACGAGATTGTGGCCCGGCAGTTCATTTTCCGGATGCGCGAGTTCGAGCAGATGGAGATGCAGTTTTTCGTGCGGCCCGGCACGGAAGGGGAGTGGTACGACACCTGGAAGGCCGCCCGCCGCCGCTTTCACGAGGCCATCGGCCTGCCGGCCGACAAGCTGCGCTTCCACGACCACGACAAGCTGGCCCACTACGCCAAGGCCGCTGTGGACATTGAGTACGAGTTTCCCTTCGGCTTCAAGGAAATTGAGGGCATCCACTCGCGCTCTGACTTCGACCTGACCCAGCACCAGCACCTGAGCCGCAAGAAGCAGCAGTATTTCGACAACGACATCGACGAGGCCACCGGCAAGCCCTACGGCAACTACGTGCCCTACGTAGTTGAAACCTCAGTAGGGGCTGACCGCCTGTTTCTGGCCACGCTCTGCCAGGCGTTCCAGGAAGAAACCATCACGGAAGGGGAGGGCGACGCCCAAACCACCAAGCAGCGCACCGTGCTGAAGCTGCACCCGGCGGTGGCACCCATCAAGGCGGCCATCTTCCCGCTGGTGCGCAAGGACGGCATGCCCGAAAAAGCCCAGCAGATTTTCGACGACCTGCGCTTCGACTTCCGCCTGGTAATCGAAGACAAGGATGCCATCGGCAAGCGCTACACCCGCCAGGACCTAATCGGGACGCCCTTTTGTATTGTAGTCGATGGCCAGACCCTGGAAGACGATACCGTGACGGTGCGCCACCGCGACACCCGCGCGCAAACCCGGATGCCCATCAGCGCCTTGCGGAGCTACATTGGGGACGCCGTGAGTTTCAAGACGGTGTTTGCCAAGCTGTAG
- a CDS encoding inorganic phosphate transporter produces the protein MFGLEPHVLLLLALCLLAACAFEFVNGFHDTANAVATVIYTNTLRPWVAVVWSAFWNFIGVFAGGIGVAMGIVYLLPVESLVDQNVYHGIAMVGALIVAAIIWNVGTWYYGIPSSSSHALIGSILGVGIAFSLLPGGKGAAVNWSKAGESGMALLLSPILGFSFTILMMFLLKRFSPSKALFKEPHKRKPPPLFIRLTLITTCTLVSFFHGSNDGQKGVGLIMLILIGIVPIHFALDNSKNPLDLRDSLAKVEYVIKRVNAAELTTADQKLLTEVRAQTADLDRVFAGKNKVEDLPTNARFEIRRDILLLANRGKKLLGSEHISLSTADRNTYDDAVKSMKGFTDYAPWQVLLMVSLSLACGTMIGWQRIVKTIGERIGKEHLTYAQGASSELVAAAMIGVSTQFGLPTSTTHVLTSSIAGSMVASRGVKNINPQMVRSIALAWVLTLPVTMVLAGGLFLLFRAISG, from the coding sequence ATGTTCGGACTTGAACCCCATGTGCTGCTGCTACTAGCCCTGTGCCTGCTGGCCGCTTGCGCGTTTGAATTTGTCAACGGCTTCCACGACACGGCCAATGCCGTGGCCACCGTCATCTACACCAACACGCTGCGGCCCTGGGTAGCCGTGGTCTGGTCGGCTTTCTGGAACTTTATCGGGGTTTTTGCCGGCGGTATCGGCGTCGCGATGGGCATTGTGTACCTGCTGCCCGTCGAAAGCCTGGTCGACCAAAATGTGTACCACGGCATTGCAATGGTGGGCGCGCTCATCGTGGCGGCCATTATCTGGAACGTGGGCACCTGGTACTACGGCATTCCGTCGTCGAGCTCACACGCGCTTATCGGCTCCATTCTCGGGGTAGGTATAGCGTTTTCGCTATTACCGGGTGGCAAGGGCGCGGCCGTGAACTGGAGCAAGGCCGGCGAAAGCGGCATGGCGCTGCTGCTCAGCCCCATCCTGGGCTTTAGCTTCACTATTCTGATGATGTTTCTGCTCAAGCGCTTCTCGCCGAGCAAAGCCCTTTTTAAGGAGCCGCACAAGCGCAAGCCGCCGCCCCTCTTTATCCGCCTTACCCTCATTACTACCTGCACGCTGGTGAGCTTTTTTCACGGCTCTAATGATGGGCAGAAGGGCGTAGGACTTATCATGCTGATTCTCATTGGCATTGTGCCTATTCATTTTGCGCTCGACAATTCGAAGAATCCGCTTGACCTGCGCGACTCGCTTGCCAAAGTCGAATACGTCATCAAACGCGTGAACGCCGCCGAGCTAACCACCGCCGACCAGAAGCTGCTCACGGAAGTACGCGCCCAAACGGCCGACCTCGACCGGGTATTTGCAGGCAAGAATAAGGTGGAAGACCTGCCCACCAACGCGCGCTTCGAGATTCGGCGCGACATCCTGCTACTGGCCAACCGTGGCAAAAAACTCCTCGGCTCCGAGCATATCAGCCTCAGTACTGCCGACCGCAATACCTACGACGATGCCGTAAAAAGCATGAAGGGCTTTACCGATTACGCGCCCTGGCAGGTGCTGCTGATGGTATCACTTTCGCTGGCCTGCGGCACCATGATTGGCTGGCAGCGCATCGTTAAAACCATCGGCGAGCGCATTGGCAAAGAGCACCTCACCTACGCCCAGGGCGCCAGCTCCGAGCTCGTGGCGGCCGCGATGATTGGGGTAAGCACGCAGTTTGGCCTGCCCACCTCCACTACCCACGTGCTGACCTCGTCTATCGCCGGCTCGATGGTAGCCAGCCGCGGCGTTAAGAACATCAACCCCCAGATGGTGCGCAGCATCGCCCTGGCCTGGGTACTTACCCTACCCGTGACGATGGTGCTGGCCGGTGGCTTGTTCCTGCTTTTTCGCGCTATCAGCGGGTAA
- a CDS encoding DUF4385 domain-containing protein — protein MPFDYNLDFTRTDFRAHPELYRVGRGEQGVLLVQPYKGEILPHWRFKDAAAARASAAAIWALFEAYLQNDDFVGADMARKFLQMGFTRARRYANHTGGKKYAGPVPADKKGQSGAHGRPELPRTARPDADKVEAAAIFKQKWDEAKAQPEYQRQKAAFEARYGK, from the coding sequence ATGCCTTTCGACTACAACCTGGATTTTACGCGCACCGACTTCCGGGCGCACCCCGAGCTGTACCGGGTGGGCAGGGGGGAGCAGGGCGTGCTGCTGGTGCAGCCTTACAAGGGCGAAATCCTGCCGCACTGGCGCTTCAAGGATGCCGCCGCGGCCCGGGCGTCGGCGGCGGCCATTTGGGCGCTCTTCGAGGCTTATTTGCAGAATGACGACTTTGTGGGGGCTGACATGGCCCGCAAGTTTTTGCAGATGGGCTTTACCCGCGCCCGGCGCTATGCCAATCATACCGGCGGTAAAAAGTACGCGGGCCCCGTGCCGGCCGATAAAAAAGGCCAGAGCGGGGCCCACGGCCGCCCCGAGCTACCCCGCACCGCCCGGCCCGATGCGGATAAAGTAGAAGCCGCCGCTATTTTTAAGCAGAAGTGGGACGAGGCGAAAGCCCAGCCCGAGTATCAGCGTCAGAAAGCCGCCTTCGAGGCCCGATACGGGAAGTAG